One Chloroflexota bacterium DNA window includes the following coding sequences:
- a CDS encoding ParA family protein, whose product MTKVISLANQKGGVGKTTCTINLGGALAELGYRVLCIDMDPQANLTVGLGISLGDVHRSMADVLNEDRVGLDEVIRETAVAGLSVAPATLELASTEVELFTAIGREMVLGDAISGSADRQYDVILIDSPPTLGLLTINALVASSRVIIPVQTQFYAIKGLTALIKVINTIRVKLNHDLVILGLLPTFYDGRTILAREMLENLRELGDQRVFNTMIKNTVKLGEAPLTGRPVTEYAPSSAAAHAFRDLAREVIELG is encoded by the coding sequence TTGACCAAAGTCATCTCGTTGGCCAATCAGAAGGGTGGTGTGGGTAAGACGACATGCACCATCAATCTCGGAGGCGCTCTGGCCGAGCTGGGGTATCGCGTTCTGTGCATCGACATGGACCCCCAGGCCAACCTGACCGTCGGCCTCGGGATCTCGCTAGGCGATGTTCACCGATCCATGGCCGATGTGCTCAACGAGGATCGAGTGGGGCTGGACGAGGTCATTCGCGAAACGGCGGTGGCCGGCCTGTCCGTCGCTCCGGCGACGCTGGAGCTGGCCTCGACCGAGGTCGAGCTGTTCACCGCCATCGGCCGCGAAATGGTGCTGGGAGATGCGATCTCCGGTTCTGCCGATCGGCAGTACGACGTGATCCTGATCGACAGTCCCCCGACCCTGGGCCTGCTGACGATCAACGCTTTGGTCGCGTCCTCGCGCGTCATCATCCCGGTCCAGACCCAGTTCTACGCCATCAAGGGCCTGACCGCGCTGATCAAAGTTATCAACACCATCCGGGTCAAGCTCAATCACGACCTGGTGATCCTCGGCCTGCTGCCGACGTTCTATGACGGCCGCACGATCCTCGCCCGCGAGATGCTGGAGAACCTCCGGGAGCTGGGTGACCAGCGTGTCTTCAACACCATGATCAAGAACACGGTGAAGCTCGGGGAGGCGCCGCTGACCGGCCGCCCCGTTACCGAATACGCGCCAAGCTCGGCGGCCGCGCATGCCTTCCGGGACCTGGCGCGGGAGGTGATCGAACTTGGCTAG
- a CDS encoding acyl-CoA carboxylase subunit beta, translated as MSTSDKLDHLAEQRRAAQRGGGEERIAQQHARGKLTARERLEILLDDGSFAELDAFVTHRTTEFGLEDERYLGDGVVTGWGTIDERTVFVYAQDFTVFGGSLSEAHAQKICKVMDLAVASGAPIIGLADSGGARIQEGVDSLGGYAEIFLRNTLASGVVPQLSLVLGPCAGGAVYSPAITDLTIMVDGLSYMFVTGPNVVKTVTHEEIDFEGLGGARIHNEVSGVAHFLAPSEPAALLLARQILGYLPQNNVDPVITRSEWAPPPGDADELDAVIPDSPQQAYDMHDVIRGIVDAESFLEVHAGFARNIICGFARIEGRSIGVVAQQPNVLAGVLDIDASDKAARFVRTCDCFNVPLLTLVDVPGFLPGVDQEHRGIIRHGAKLLYAFAEATVPKVTVITRKAYGGAYDVMSSKHIRGDLNFAWPTAEIAVMGVEGAVNIVFRERLAQAADPEAERQQLVAEYEERFANPYVAASRGYIDEVIRPSETRGRVAGAFAVLDGKRQPGPRRKHGNIPL; from the coding sequence GTGTCGACATCGGACAAGCTCGACCACCTGGCCGAACAACGACGCGCCGCGCAACGCGGCGGCGGCGAAGAGCGGATTGCACAGCAGCATGCGCGCGGCAAGCTGACGGCACGCGAGCGCCTGGAGATCCTCCTCGATGACGGGTCGTTCGCGGAGCTGGACGCCTTCGTCACGCACCGGACAACCGAGTTCGGGCTGGAAGACGAGCGCTACCTGGGCGACGGTGTGGTCACCGGCTGGGGAACCATCGACGAACGCACCGTATTCGTATACGCCCAGGACTTCACCGTCTTCGGTGGCTCCCTGTCGGAGGCGCACGCGCAAAAGATCTGCAAGGTGATGGACCTGGCGGTCGCCAGTGGGGCGCCGATCATCGGCCTTGCGGACTCGGGTGGCGCACGGATTCAGGAAGGCGTGGACTCGTTGGGTGGCTACGCCGAGATCTTCCTGCGTAACACCCTGGCGTCGGGGGTCGTCCCCCAGCTGTCACTGGTGCTCGGGCCATGCGCCGGCGGCGCCGTGTACTCGCCGGCCATCACCGATCTCACGATCATGGTCGACGGGTTGAGCTACATGTTCGTGACCGGACCCAACGTCGTGAAAACGGTGACCCATGAAGAGATCGACTTCGAGGGACTGGGTGGCGCGCGGATCCACAACGAAGTCAGCGGAGTGGCGCACTTCCTCGCGCCGTCTGAACCGGCGGCCCTGCTGCTCGCACGACAGATCCTGGGGTACCTGCCTCAGAACAATGTCGATCCGGTCATCACGCGGTCCGAATGGGCACCACCTCCCGGAGACGCGGACGAACTGGATGCCGTGATTCCCGATTCGCCCCAGCAGGCATACGACATGCACGACGTCATTCGCGGGATCGTGGACGCCGAATCGTTTCTCGAGGTGCACGCCGGGTTCGCGCGCAACATCATCTGTGGCTTCGCGCGCATCGAAGGTCGGTCAATCGGGGTCGTGGCCCAACAACCCAACGTGCTGGCAGGTGTTCTCGACATCGACGCCTCCGACAAAGCGGCGCGCTTCGTGCGGACGTGCGACTGCTTCAACGTTCCGCTGCTCACCCTGGTCGACGTGCCCGGATTCCTGCCCGGCGTCGATCAAGAGCATCGCGGCATCATCCGCCACGGCGCGAAATTGCTGTACGCGTTCGCGGAAGCCACCGTGCCGAAAGTCACGGTGATCACCCGCAAGGCATACGGCGGCGCCTACGACGTCATGAGCAGCAAGCACATCCGCGGCGACCTGAACTTTGCATGGCCGACGGCGGAGATCGCGGTGATGGGCGTCGAGGGCGCAGTGAACATCGTGTTCCGCGAGCGCCTCGCGCAGGCCGCCGACCCGGAGGCCGAGCGGCAGCAGCTGGTAGCGGAGTACGAAGAGCGATTCGCGAATCCGTACGTCGCCGCATCGCGCGGCTACATCGATGAAGTCATCCGTCCCTCCGAAACGCGGGGTCGGGTGGCTGGGGCCTTCGCCGTCCTGGACGGGAAGCGTCAGCCGGGCCCGCGGCGGAAGCACGGCAACATTCCGCTTTGA